In Solanum stenotomum isolate F172 chromosome 6, ASM1918654v1, whole genome shotgun sequence, one DNA window encodes the following:
- the LOC125867448 gene encoding protein trichome birefringence-like 33, whose translation MLLQKASNKPIKTKKMKPPSSSFYFSSYFLRKIRISYLLLILLPFIVLIIILYSEKFNCFFSQLDPRISSQQQNSISSNIEKNKKLPFAIGETKEGCNVFNGKWVWDEKRPLYEESECPYIQPQLTCQEHGRPDKNYQHWRWQPHDCSLPSFNATLMLETLRGKRMLFVGDSLNRGQYVSMVCLVHRLIPENAKSMKTIGNFDVFTIKDYNATIEFYWAPFLLESNSDDAVKHRIEERVVRKGSINAHGKYWKGANIIVFNTYLWWMRGPHFNILQGSFDDEVKDIVEVSTEEAYGMAIKSMLRWIKRNMDSNKTRVFFTSMSPSHEKSIEWGGEPNKNCYNETKMIEDPNYWGSDSRKSIMQVIKQEFGKSKVPITFLNITQLSSYRKDAHTTIYKKQWNKLTQEQLANPFSYADCVHWCLPGLQDTWNELLFTKLFYP comes from the exons atGTTGCTACAAAAGGCATCAAATAAACcaataaaaaccaaaaaaatgaagccaccttcatcttctttttatttttcctcttaTTTTCTCAGGAAAATTCGTATTTCTTATCTCCTCTTAATATTATTACCCTTTATTGTTCTTATCATTATTCTATATAGTGAAAAATTCAATTGTTTTTTTAGCCAGCTTGATCCAAGAATTTCCAGCCAACAACAAAATTCCATCTCAAGTAATATTG AAAAGAACAAGAAGTTACCATTTGCCATAGGAGAGACAAAAGAAGGATGCAATGTGTTCAATGGAAAATGGGTTTGGGATGAGAAAAGACCTTTATATGAAGAATCAGAATGTCCTTACATACAACCACAATTGACTTGTCAAGAACATGGAAGGCCAGATAAAAACTATCAACATTGGAGATGGCAACCTCATGATTGCTCTCTTCCGAG TTTCAACGCGACATTAATGTTGGAAACACTTCGAGGGAAGAGGATGTTATTCGTTGGCGATTCTTTAAACAGAGGACAATATGTTTCTATGGTTTGTCTTGTCCATAGACTCATTCCTGAGAATGCTAAATCCATGAAAACTATTGGTAATTTCGACGTTTTCACGATTAAG gattacAATGCAACAATTGAGTTTTATTGGGCACCATTTTTGCTGGAATCAAATTCTGATGATGCAGTAAAACATAGAATTGAAGAAAGAGTTGTTAGAAAAGGTTCAATAAATGCACATGGAAAATATTGGAAAGGGGCTAATATAATTGTCTTCAATACTTACCTTTGGTGGATGAGGGGgcctcattttaatatttt GCAAGGGTCTTTTGATGATGAAGTGAAAGATATAGTAGAGGTATCCACAGAGGAGGCATATGGGATGGCAATAAAGAGTATGTTGAGATGGATTAAAAGGAATATGGATTCAAACAAAACTAGAGTCTTCTTCACTAGCATGTCACCTTCTCATGAAAA gaGCATAGAATGGGGAGGTGAACCAAATAAGAATTGTTACAACGAAACAAAAATGATAGAGGATCCAAATTATTGGGGATCAGATAGTAGAAAAAGCATAATGCAAGTGATTAAACAAGAATTTGGCAAATCAAAAGTGCCAATTACATTTCTCAATATCACACAACTCTCAAGTTATAGAAAAGATGCGCACACAACAATTTACAAGAAGCAATGGAATAAATTAACACAAGAGCAACTAGCAAATCCATTTAGCTATGCTGATTGTGTTCATTGGTGTTTGCCTGGCCTTCAAGATACTTGGAATGAACTTTTATTTACAAAGCTTTTTTATCCATAG